The Ricinus communis isolate WT05 ecotype wild-type chromosome 8, ASM1957865v1, whole genome shotgun sequence sequence TAGTAGTCCAAGCCAGGTCCTGAACAATATCAAGAGCTGCATGTAATATAAACTGATGTAGCTGAGCAGCATCTTCTCTCTGTCATCACATCAAATAAATGTAAGCGTTAAAATTGATTTACCATAGGCCTTATTTGGAATACATCATTTGCAAGAGTTCAGTGTAGTTCAATTCTAGCTAATACAAAAtgtcttttttaatttctttctatcCAAACATAAATTAACCGCAAAAACCagctcaaaaagaaaaaagaaattgcaaattcaaatcaagaactgaaaaatgataaaggaaagaaaagaacgTACTTTTGCAGCAGATCCAACTTCAGCTTCATAAATAGGAATATCATTCCTActgacaattataaaacacGCTGTGCTCGCCATCTctctttaaaaatttgaagattTCAATATGCAAATCGTAAAGTTTGATGAAAAATGATCAAGAAATTGAAAGCTAAGACACGCACTTACTCGACAGTCGTTTCGATTTGCTGTTTCTTCGtcagttaatttattaagtcTCTAAGTATTGGGCTTACGTTTAAATGGCCCAAAGTGAGAGCCCAATATTATTTTCCCGATAGAAAACCTAGAGATTTGGGCGAGGTGTcgagaagaaggagaagaagaagaagaatgggAAGTGAAGCAAAAGGCAATGGGAGTAATGGATCAGGAGGAGGATTCAAGTCCAAGATGGAGCATTTTTTATACAGTGGAGACAAGAAGCATGTAATGGCTGGGATTGCTATTATCACTGTCATTTTTGGTGTTCCTTGGTATCTTATGAACAGaggtcttttcttttcttacttttactGTATTATTATTCTTTGCATCTCTTGTATTTTTACGTCTCTATTTAAGttcttttgtatttgaatTCATCGAATTTTTTAGTCATTCAACTATTGGTGCTGGCTTGTTTAGTTGTTAAAAGCCTCTATGATGAAGCGTGCTTAAGTTGGAGCTAAAGAATTGaactttacttttattatatgcATATATTGTGCTGTTAAACTGATGATAGGTGAGGAGAAACATAGCCTAGGGAAGGATATAGGATCAATTTCAAATGATGGGACTGAAAGCTTTGTTTGGTAAATTTACTTGACAACAGTGTAGTGGGTGTTTTTATTAGGGTATATCAATTTCGAGGATTTCTTTAGAGAGGTAAATGTGCTTTGGTATGATGGGGTGAAagaactcaaaaaaaaaaaaggacaatATTCAGGCTCAAGACAAGCACAGGAGTAGAGAACATCACTTGGTCAAGCTCTTTATCGGATGCTGCAATGTTTGCAAGTAAAAGTTATCAAGGAGTAAGGATTTCTGGTTTTGACTATGGGTTCTGCCAGATGAGAACACTAAgttatttcatttctttgtaTGTGCATGCTGTACTTTCTAAATTTGAACTTTGTATTATTTAAACAAACATTGAATAGCTAAAGTATATCATTTTAAGATAGTCAGGCAATGTTACTAGGCTTCAGAATAAAAATGCCCTAGATGATTAAAAGTAGCAATTTTATGTAGTTCAACCGGAAGATGTATCAGAAACTtcaatgattttattttgtcaCTGAATGTGGAATCTAGATTCTTGGTTTTGAAGTATATAATTATGTATctcttatttcaattattaatgGTAGGCTTGGAggaattttacttttgatgATGGTCAATCATCGATGTCTTATCTTTTGGCTCCAGGTTTCTCAGAATTTATGCTAGATCGTGTTACTATGATGAGGCTGTAGTGACAATGCTCAGATTGTAgtgaaatttatttctttaaccTTCAGTAAGATCAGCCATATTCAACCtgaaataatgaaatttaaacaTGCTTTGGGTTTTCACTGCTTGATGACACTGTTAATAAGTCTTTGCTTTTGATCACCTGTAGCATAAAAGAATAAGTAGCCATGCCCTCAGCTAGCATCCCATGTCTCCTGCAGAAGGGTTTGCAACTGGCAGGCACATAAAAGGCCCTTTTTTTAATTGAGATGGACGATATTGAAAACACAAGGTCTACAATTTTTTCATTGTGATTTTTATGTAACAGGATACTGTGTGGCAGTGTTGCCGGTTATGCTGTCCTCTTGTATAAAGCTTCCTTCAAGAAAATCCTTGAGATTAGTGTTGTGTTAGGGTTCCTCTGGTTGATATAAAATTGGCCTCAGCAGTGAATAATTGGAGACATGGGCTTTACATTTGCATTTTAGTTTATCTTGTCTGTGCTGTTTACCTTGTGTAATTGGTGTGTATTTATGCAATTAAGCAACTGTTTCTAACAATTCTGCCCCTGTCAGGAACAAAGCATCAGTCCCATCAAGATTACTTGGAAAAAGCTGATAAAGCACGGAGTGAAAGACTTTCCTCTGGTTCGACGTGATGACCATTCTGAATTTTGCTTGAAAGAATTTGTTTCCGATGAGTGTTTTGGTAGTAGAAAGGTATGAAGGCTTTTGGTGGTTGTGCACACTTTCCTTTACCTTTTGTTTGACAAAACTATTTTACAAGGCCAGGAGGGTGATTAACTTCTTTTGTCATGAGATACATTAGGCATATGGTTATCCGATGAAAACTTGAATAGTTCGGAAGTCACCAAGTCTAAATAGATGATTTACCAATggaaaatattagttttttgaCAATTTTGTAGAATACACTAGTTGGATGAAAAAATAAGTAAGATTCGTACTCTACATATGTTGGACCTGATTATCAGGTGAGCATATCAAGTAGTTTGAACGACAAAATGATGTTCTTGCATTTATTCTACTGCCAAGTGGTTTATCTAtattcctctttctttttatttctctgGTGAATACTAAATAACTGATGGATGATGCAAGTATGCATCTCTAGTCAATTTCCCTCTACATATGCAGTATCTTTAATTCTGAAATAGAGGAGAGAAGGGGGAGGAGATGGATAAAATGGCTTAGACGTCTCGGTGAGAAAGGTGCACTGGACAAAGTAGGACAACATTTTAGAAGGGAAATGTTTTGCCCATTCGGGAGCAAAAGTAACCCTCAAGTGATCTGATTTGTAATGATAGTAGTCATATCTTATGCTTTGGCTCCAGCATACTACAGAATCAGGAGTCAgcaatttttttacttaattaatgaaatgataaaattcCAGGACGATCTAAACATATCCTGACACCATTATTCAACTTTCGAGGGGAACTAAGCATATCCTTAAAACTTCAATTTAACTGGataatagaattttcaaaaattatatttttttttcctactAATGGAACTCCTTTTACCACTTATGTTGGTTATTAGAGAAGTCAAAATATGAACTTAAGCTTAAAGAATTGCCCTGGTGATGAGCCATCTTccaatagattttttaaaatttcatatacagACTACAGAAGCAATAAAAAAAGCAGCAATTGAATGTGTATAATAATCTTCACGTCTAATTTGCCAATTCCTAGTATTATCTACAATGGCATAAGTCTTCTGTACTTGAAGAACCATACAAATGCGCAAAATATGGTGATTCCGGCCACTCCAGTAATAATGAGGACCCACTTAAATGCTCTTGGGTCATCGAACATTGGTATAGCAAAGTTCATGCCAAAGATACCTGCTACCACCCCAAAGATGGCAACAACAAATGTTGCTGTTGTGAGTAGAAGCTCAAATTGGATAAGTTGATTTCGGACATTATCCTACAatcaaaaaatcaataatcagTCTTAAGATCAAATGAATACAGCTAGTTTCCTATTTAGTTGAGTCTCCACCCTAAAATAACGAGATCAAAATGAGCATCTGTATCAAGGAGACAAGGGGCTGAAGAAAAGGGACATATACCAGCTGAATGTTGATGAAGTCCTCTGTGTCATCAATGTACTCCTTCAActgaaatattaaataagaGAGAACTTAATATCTTCATACTGTGCAAGAAATGATGAAATGGAAACTAAATGTTGCAGCTGTTTTTACCGATGTCAGCTTGTTCAGGGTGCTGTCTATGACAACAAAATATGCTTCCAGCAACATCTCCAACTGCTCTATACTCTCTGTAGCACTTTCTGAACTCTTCATGCTCTCATGCCGACTCCTTGCAATACTCAGGCTTTTCTCAAGCCTCCGGGAATCAGGTGGTGAGGAAACAGGAGAAACTGGGGCAGAAAGAGATATCCCACCATCATTTGATCTGAATCCCATTAAAGACTGATCTCCATAGAATGATGATTCCATGCGCCCTTTCTTTTCAGTGAGATACATTTCAGCCATATCTCCATCATCGTCCATTAGCTGCTCTATCTCATCCCTGACCTagatattataatttcatagAGGCATAAGAGTGGGGAAAAGGTATCAACTAAAAGTCACTTGCAAATAAAGgggaaaaaaatattttaaaatgttgtACCTTCTGAACTCTCCGGGTCAAGGCAACAAGTCTGCTTTTCAATCGCCGCACACGTTCCAAGTTTAATGTACTAATCTTTGATGTCAGTTCATCTAACAATGGGTATGCTTCAATCTCTAGTTCTGCTGCCTTTGAAAATTGCCAAGTTTCAGCAATTAGAAACTTGGTCAAGTTAAAGATTTTTAACCAGAGAAAATGTGAACATGCTATTATACCTTTAGAATACACAGTTTTCCTTGAATTTTCAGCCAACAATagataaaacagaaaaaggtACACAGAAATGCCCGACAGAACTACttttgtttgaaataaatacagaTGCAATGCATGATTATGGAAGCAATTTCAAAATAGTTAGAAAAGAATTCAGTGGACAAGTGCAATTTCAATTACTATAGAATTATAGAACAGCATTGTATTAAGCCAAGCTTCAGAAGTATTAGTCAATATCATTTATAAGAGAgatgtaaatataaattactgTTTACTTTCAGTTTCGCACAAACAGGATCAGCTGGATGTTAAAATACCATCGGAACGCACAATCAATCAGCAATAAACTCAAAACACATGCAAACTTCTGGTTTTGACACGAAACGCTGATCAATTGAGCATGCATCAACCCTAGATACTACAGCATACTTAAAATAAGCACTCAATCCAAAAACAAATGGGATGTTCAAGAAATAACTATGGTCTATAAGTTAATATTGATATATCTAGTCAACTTAGATCTTTCAATTTCTGTCTGTCCCAAAATTTGTCTCTGATCAAATGGTAATCaacttttcattttaattttccaTTACATTCTTAAACATGGAAAAAATTTCATGTCTTTCGtccatgagaaaataactcgtcATACAGCCAGCAGAACTCAAAAGGCAAGCTTTTACTAGGACAAAAGAACCATAGATGCAAAATTTAAGAGACAATTACCATCTTAACATAGTCAATGCTTGCCATGACAAGGCAATAGGTGTACATAGAGACTACTGGCTAGCTATGATAACATGGAAGTAGGATCTGGGAGGAAGTATGTTAACAGTACCACTCATCAACATTTTAGCATGAAACTATTGCTCTGAACTTGAACCTGCACACCCTAATAATTCTAACTCCAAGACATTCATTGTTAGACTAAGCAAAGGTCCATATATTTCCTTTTATTCAAAGTGTGTATTTGCTAGAAGGAGAGAACCAAACAAGCATGTACTCAGCAAGAGCgccaaacaaataaaaagagaaagatgaAATGATTTGCAAGGAGATTTTATTAGATTGTTCATAAAAGAGGATCTCACAAAATGCTAAAGAATCACTAAGAGTTCTCTAAATTCACAAAATGAGGAATTCGATTCTCAATTTAAATCTCAATTTGACAACTATGTGCAACACTCAAAAACACAGTCGTGTCCTTAAGCTTCAAAATGTGCAGTTCACACAGGTCTAGCATACAGAGATCCAGCCAGACCTGATGTGCACTGATATGTAAATAAAGCCCAAGCATCAATGAAGATATAGAAGAATTATGAAGAGGAGCAAGATAAACCCACTATTATTCAGTAGTTATATGCAAACAATGGCTAGTTCATCAAAATCATGGCAGGATGGTCCACTAAGCTGAAACAGTAAATAACGAAACAGTAATACATGTTTCACAAGGCCTGCGTCACACTTCCTGTTTCTTGCATAACCAATTTTAACCAAGTCTAAGACCACCGATTCAAATTAAGTATAACATAAATTTAAGGCTCACTCTTACACACCTGAGAATCAAGGAATGTACAGGCAGCTTCCAAAGCAACTTCAAGAGCCCTAAACTCAAAGGGCAAATAATCAGGGGATGGGTTCCCAAATACATTGTCGAAATTCCTGTCAAAATTCCTGCTTCTCCTTCTATTCAACTCAGGACCTTCTGACTGCCAAACCTCACCTACTCCAGGTGCTGTCAACCGTCGTTGTAGCTCCACCACATACTGCAACACATAGCTATCAAGAGAATTTAGGAGCAGAACCTCATCAGCTGTAATAATGCACCGAATCTGCTCCAAATTTACAACTATAGCCTTCTCTCTACCAAGAATTGTTGAGGGGTAAACAAACAGAGGATCAAGCAACCGAAGATCACGAGCAGGTAGATCACAACGACGCATCATAGTGAACTTGTCAACTTCAATGACCTGTGAATTTCCAGATAAATCAACGCGAATCCAAGACCGCAATCCTTGGCCACGCTTCTTCAATCCCAAAACATCTATCCCTTGAAAAGGTTGACGTCCAGATGCTGATGCTCTATAAGATGCATCTCTAAGATTTATAGCTGATGCAGGTTTTGGTGGGAGCAGACGCTCTTTGAGATCCGCCATCAAATCAAAGCTTCAATAGCTGGTAAACATAGTGTAGATAATATAAGCATACCCATTACAATATCTTCATTGTTTTTCCTTACTACGATTACTGGGTACAAGAAGAGACTCATCTCCAATCAGCTTTTTACTTAAAAAGctcatttatttatgtatataataatacattCTACTAATCTGCAGTCAATAAAAAACACAATTTGCTTATCTAATTTCAGCATTACAATACTAAAGTTGCACAAATTTATCCAAATTGAACTTTCCAAATTCACCAAAAAAGCAAATTACGACAGAATTCAGTACCAAATTTCGCAGCTTAAAATGAATTACATACAAGAAACTTATGTATCCttgtaatttttgtaattcgcagcattttttgttattaagaatactaaaaaaaaaagtaataaatatgtatcCTTCACCTCCAATTGCAAcgatgagaaaaaaaaaattctaagcCCGATTAAGCGAAAGAAGCTGTgattaaacatatattttgaaattaattaaaattaaccaaaCACTACTCAAGAACAGAActtctttcaaaaatattgaaaataaaaacccTAGATTCGTAGGATCAGAGAAAGTACCTGATAACGATTTATGAGAGATCGTGAAGAGAATGGAAGCTGTAAAATCGATATCActaagaattattatttttttaagtaattagAACAAAGAAGAACTTTAAGCTAAGAATCAATTagaatctaaataataattgcttttagtcattatttagaaataattgtTTTTACAAGTTTATTTAGTTAGTTCAGTTTTGTAAGTGTAGTTTGCATTTATTAAAAGGGAGTGTCCTGCAAGCGCAAGGAAAGTTACGGTACAAGTTAGACCCTAAACTAAACCctgtttaattttttcactaattatttcttaatccAAATTGCTCCTGCATCATTAGCACCTTGTTCTTTTGCTAATTATGATTTAATTGGTGTTTAAACTCGTAATAATTATTAgccataaattttatatatttgtctcAATTAAGTCATTCAATGTTATCTAATAAACTCCTTCAAGAAAGTgagtattatttaaataatagataaataaaagaattagaatttaagtTGGTAATTTCATAAGTAATTAACTTATATACTTGTCCTAATTACCAAATATCTAAGAACCCAAAGACCTAAACGTAATGATGATGACATATCATCATGCAGGTCCAGGAGATGCCACTCCTGCTGAGCAGAATTGCTTTGAGAGAGGACCCAAAAAAAGGATTAATCAAAGTGACCAAAAATAAATTGCTAAATTGAAAGTCCCACTCGaaaattgattgaaaaattaaaatgtaatgACCATGACATCTCATAAATATAGTAGAAatatttcttcttgtttttttttttttccataatTAAGATAAATTCATTTGAtggttataaaaaataaaaaataaaaaaagataaattcatTTGATAACGAAAACCATGGATAAGCAAATGATGCAAATAGGACATTGGGCCCATGTAAAAAATGgcccaaatttatttaaaaagccCAGTCcgttcaaagaaaagaaagcaagaGAATGTTTTTTTCAGATTTCAAACCATATAACATTGAGGCTATGGTAGATGAAgggtaataaaataaacaagtaGTTCtagagaataaaataaaatattagaaatttagtGGTAATTCAAGTGGGAAGAGAGAGTGAGAGTACTTGAATTCGAGTTTTGTTGtgttctatataaatttttatttttacaacgaatataaaaaaaataacgaAACGTTGTATGGTCCACACGATcgcataaataaaaaatatatatatataaaatattagacttgaaactatttaaaatttaagttccGTAAACCGGAGGTctaaataaaagttattttatttttctctcacCACTACAATACAAGAACCAGGGGGAGCTTGAAAAATTAATGGAATGCAGAAGCAAAGATCATATATATTCTCACATGGGCGTATCAAACAATGACCCCatattttaagtaatttatttccgtgaagaaaaatagaatcttATGAATGACACTTTGCTAGTCAGGTAACAGCATTGTAATAGTCAATTGTTGCTTCATAACAGCTAATTCAGGCATCAATGGAGTTATTCCTAAGAAACCAAAAGGTCTGGCTAGGATTTGATACAGTTGTTCTTACACGGATTCACTCCATTATTTGTACTGAAGTAGTCTgctattctatttttattataagaagAGTAAAATTATAAGCAAAAACTGCTATGTGCCCCACAGCCACAGGGAGAACAGGACAAGCAAAAGGGCAAAAAGACAAGGAAGAGAGACGAGTAATTATTTTGGTGATTCAGGCTCCACAAGATTATGTACACAGAATAGCCACTTCAACACCACGTCCATTATAAACACAACCTTTTCCTTGAAAAAGGTTgaatcatataaatatatacgtggGTGGGCTTTAACTcagtaaattaaatttacagtACTTAATTAATGATCATTTATTTACAATCATAAAATTGAAACTCAAATGTAAGGATTAATATGGGATGTGTAGTCTCTAATTCCAGCTCCTTCCCATCCCATCCACTCTTCCCACATGTCCCAATCAGGGTCGTCCATTCCCCTCATTGGCTCATCGACTCCTTGATCATAGGGTTCATATGATGACTCAAACACGTGCGATTCATCTGCTTCTCCTCTCAAACTGCTCATCACAATCTGGCATTGGCATATTGAAGTATTAGATGAATTCATATGTAAAGGATCTGACAACAGAAATTAAATGCAATTCTAGAAAGTAAATGGGTTTGGTCATGTAAGGTGACAAGTTCTAGACCTGAGACAGGGCACTGAATGGGCCCATATGTactaataataacaatgaaaATGAGGCatcaaggaaaagaaaaaactaatgCCCAAAGAGCTATATGATGACAGCAGTGGGGTCCCATGAAAAATGATGGTGTTCTATCTTTTGCAGAACAATTGTAGGTGTTTTCTATGAGGGTCACCCTCCTATTATATTAAGTTTTATCCATccatcaaacaaaatttcataatctGCCTCTAATAATtgcttataaaattaaattaaattgctTTCCTCCCAATAAAAGCAATTAATAAGTGTTGGATTTGTATGTATCTTTATTCCCTTAAATTTCTGTTGGGTTATTAGCCAACTTAAAAGAGGTTAAACCTCTTAGGCtccaaattaacaaaataaacaaacccAAAACACAACCAaactggaaaaagaaaattagcaGACTGAAAAGGAGATGATTACATACATCATAGGCTTCATTAATCCGACTAAACTGCACTCCGCAATTGCTTCCTCTGCATACATCTGGATGATACtggagaaaacaaaataaacaatcatcaatacaaagaaaagaaatcaagaatcaactctacagaaaagaaaaataaataaataaaaaataaaaaatacagaaTATTGCAAACCTGCAAAGCAAGCTGCCTAAAGGCTTTCTTGACTTCGGATTCAGAGGCACCAGGTTGAATCCTGAGAGTCTTGTAAGGATCCATAacagcagaagaagaagaaacgcAGAAAAACTTGACTCTATCTCTCGCCAtttgattcttcttcttcctattCTTGATCTGGAACCAAGAAGATGAAGACCCAGCACAGCCGTTTCCTCCAATCATACCAACAGATGCAGTTGCCATTCTttttcaagaatcaaaaatcaaaaatctTCAGTCCAATGGTAACGCAATCCAAGAAAACACCCAcaaaatctttttcttataaggGGAAAAAAGGAAGAACGATTTAGAACAGAAAACAGGGGGCAAAAGGGcagagaaaattatataaataaagagagaaaggaaggagaTTTGGTTGAATGAAAGGGAATTAAATGAATGGTGCAGTTGCTGGTGTTGTGGCCCaataaagaagagaaagtAGGGTCTTCTTTAAAAAGTTAGTAAATGACACATCAATCAATAATTCAAAAacagaatataaaaataggatAAGGGTTTTGCTTGATTCAAAGAGTTGAgttgtattatatttatagagtaagaaaattttaaaacaaaaaggaaaaggaaaaggaaaaaattaaagatttttgaGGTCAGATATTGCCATTGGAGGGGTCCTTATCCAAAAGAGTACGTTTTTATGTAATGGTGCTAACGTGTATACGTGTCAATTCTAGAGAGAGAATAGAGTGCTGTGCTTATCTCGTGGTCCTAGTCAGACTTCTGATTTGGATTTATGTATTTTactaacaacaaaagaaattaaagtagaataaataaataaataaataaacttttttaagGGGTTTATTTTTGGAATATCCGTTTTTtgttgtaattttaattggttagcccatttcttttttggtaTTTGTAAATTGTAGACAGAATTTTTCGTTATTCgaaaacaattaataattttgttgtgTAATTAAGACATAAGTATTGATTGGCAAaggaaattggtattttaatgcCAACCCATGTGCAGGAGGAAGGATCCTTCTTCTATAGAGAGGGATTGACAAGGGCAAGGgctaatatttaattactctACAAGGTacaacttttttaaaaaacattaTTTTCCATGAAACCaacaacaaaatatataatattacgTGTAATTGAATCGACTATAGATTGGTTTCACATTCCCACCCGGTCTTTTGTTGAATCTTTAtctagtaaaataataatatttttctactcataga is a genomic window containing:
- the LOC8280255 gene encoding uncharacterized protein LOC8280255; protein product: MGSEAKGNGSNGSGGGFKSKMEHFLYSGDKKHVMAGIAIITVIFGVPWYLMNRGTKHQSHQDYLEKADKARSERLSSGST
- the LOC8280256 gene encoding magnesium transporter MRS2-1; protein product: MADLKERLLPPKPASAINLRDASYRASASGRQPFQGIDVLGLKKRGQGLRSWIRVDLSGNSQVIEVDKFTMMRRCDLPARDLRLLDPLFVYPSTILGREKAIVVNLEQIRCIITADEVLLLNSLDSYVLQYVVELQRRLTAPGVGEVWQSEGPELNRRRSRNFDRNFDNVFGNPSPDYLPFEFRALEVALEAACTFLDSQAAELEIEAYPLLDELTSKISTLNLERVRRLKSRLVALTRRVQKVRDEIEQLMDDDGDMAEMYLTEKKGRMESSFYGDQSLMGFRSNDGGISLSAPVSPVSSPPDSRRLEKSLSIARSRHESMKSSESATESIEQLEMLLEAYFVVIDSTLNKLTSLKEYIDDTEDFINIQLDNVRNQLIQFELLLTTATFVVAIFGVVAGIFGMNFAIPMFDDPRAFKWVLIITGVAGITIFCAFVWFFKYRRLMPL
- the LOC8280257 gene encoding chaperone protein dnaJ 8, chloroplastic, whose product is MATASVGMIGGNGCAGSSSSWFQIKNRKKKNQMARDRVKFFCVSSSSAVMDPYKTLRIQPGASESEVKKAFRQLALQYHPDVCRGSNCGVQFSRINEAYDIVMSSLRGEADESHVFESSYEPYDQGVDEPMRGMDDPDWDMWEEWMGWEGAGIRDYTSHINPYI